Genomic DNA from Halobaculum sp. CBA1158:
CTGAACACGCGAACGAGCTCGTCGGCGGTCTCGAAGGTGATCCGACGCGGCGCGTCCCCGTTCAGTTCGTCCCCGGAGAGCGCGCGCTCCATCGCGTCGTGGCTCCGGGTCTCGACATCAGCGAGCGATCCGACCGTCACGATGAGCGTGGTTCGGGTCATGGTGGTCACCGTCGTGTGGCACCCGCGGTGTCGTCGTGGCGATACGCTACGGATCGACAGGAATCTCTCGGTAGAAGCGATCGAGTACCGCCTCGTATCCGGGGAATTCGTATCCGTCGTCCAATCCGTCCGCGGTGTGGCGTTCGTGAATCCCGTGAGAGTTGTCGTATCGAACGATCGTCTCGCCTCCGGTCGTTCCGTGGTGAAGTCGGTACTTCACGCCGTCCGGGAACTTCTCGGACTCCGGCACCGACAGGATCCGTATCCTGACGAGCGTGTCCCTGGTCGGGTAGTACGTCTCGTCTTCGAGTACGACGACCTAGTCCGCGGGTGCCATTCACACTCGATGTCACTCACCCCAACACCAAGTATGTTGTGTCAGATCACAACATCAGGGTGAACGACCAGCGCGAACCAGTAAACACGGCAGGTCACCTCGCTGTCGGGCTACCGCGCGTACAGCTTCGCGCCGAGCAGCCCCGTCAGCCGCGAGCGGTCCGTCGGCGACACCGCGACGTACGGGCGCTCGACGGGACCGAACACGTCGACGACGCGCCCGACCGTCGACAGCGACTCGTCGACGACCTCCGTGCCGAGGCGAGCGGGCTCTGCGTCCTCGGGGACGCGCACGACCGCGAGCCCCTGTGCGGTCCGGACGACCTCGCCGACGCGCTGCACGCCTCAGTCCCCGCGGATGACGCCGAGGTACGCCCCGACGGCCTGCACGAGGTCGTTCTTCGCGGTCCCGTCGGTGCCCGTGACGAGCACGCGGCCGCGGGCCTCGAACTCCCGGCTGTACGCCACGTCGCGTTCGATCTTCGCGTCGTAGCCGACCTGCTGGACGGCCCGTGCGATCTCGTCGACCGTCGGCTCGGACACCGCGAGATCCGCGGGGACCCGTCGCCCCTCCGCGCGGGTGTACTCCGCGTCGAAGTACGCGGGCCAGAGGACGTTCTCGACCATACCGAAGGGGCGGCGGCCGCGCGGAAAAAGGGTGCTATCGGCGGTCGCCGACGCTGCTCCCCCTCTACTCCCGTTCGGTCTCGCGACGCTCCCGGTCGGCGGCCCGTCGCTCGCGACGAGCGCGGTCCTCCACGTCCTCCAGCGACTCCGACTCCAGCAGGCGATCCAGTTTGCGCTCGAACTGGTCGTCGGTGAGTTCGCCGCGGGCGTAGCGGTCCCGAAGCGTCGCGAGCGCGTCGTCGCCCCCGCGGTCGGCGTCGCCGTCGGCGTCCTCGGCGGCGGTCGACTCGTCGGTCGAGTCGTCGGCGGACTCGCTCTCCCACGTCTCGTCGTCCCACCACTCCTCGACGTCCTCCTCGTCGCCGAACAGCATCGCGACCACGGGAACGACGACGACGTAACCGAACAGGAGGGCCGGTAACCACCAGTTCCAGCCCATGGCCCACGCCGCCAGCCAGACGCCGGTGACGACGGTGCTCGCGATCCCGGTGGCGTTCTCCCGGAGGCGCTCTGCGGGGCTGTCGCTCATACTCGGCGGGTTTCCCCGGGATCAAATAAAACCGCGCGCCGCGGTCGCCGTCGGTGTCGCCGTCGGAGTCGATCCCCGCGGTCGCGCGGCGAGTCGCCTCAGCGGTCGCGTCGCGCGAGCAGGGCCGATCCCAGCACAGCCAGCACGGCGAGCGCGACGCCGAAGCCGGGCGTCGTGGTCGACGTGCCGCCGGCGCTGGTCGTCCGCGTCGCGGCCGTCTCCGCCGTGTCGGTGTCGGCGGTGTCGGTCGTCGCGTCGGTCGTCTCCGCGGGCGTCTCTGTGTCCATCGACGCCGTCGCCTCCGCGCGCGTCTGGAACTCGGCCGACGCGGCCGCATCGGGGTGGAAGCCCTCGGTCAGCGCCCGCACGCCCATGACGACCGAGCGCGGCGCGGGCTGGTTCATCCAGTTGCGGTTCACGGTGACGACGTTGTCGTTCTCCACGGCGGGCGTGCTCGCGTACGGTTCCTCGTCGAGGAGGTACGACGAGTAGCCCGTGACGACGAGGTACTCGGGAGCGAGTTCGAGCACGACCTCGTCGTTGATCTGCGGGTAGCCCGTGAGGTCGCGCTCGCCGGCGGCGTTCGCGCCGCCCGAGATCGACAGCATCGCCGAGATGAACGTCTCGGTGCCGGCGATGTAGCCGCCGCCCAGCGGGTACAGCGCCCGGGCGTCCTCCGCGTCGGCGGTCGCCGTCTCGGCCGCCTCGACGTTCGCGTTCATCCAGGCGTTCGCCTCGGCCGCGCCCTCGCAGTTACCCGTCAGCCGACCGGTGAGCGTCGTCTTCTCGCGCACGTCCTCGATCGTGGTCGCGCCCGAGAAGTGGTACACCGTCAGGCCCGCGTCGCGCAGCGCCTGCACGGTCTCGGGCGAACTGGCGTTGGGCGCGAGCACGAGGTCGGGGTTCGTGCCCACGACCTTCTCGACGCTCACGCCGAATCCGGCCGCCGAGACGTTCGCGCGCTCGTCGGCACCCTCGAGGTACGACGCGAACTGCGTCACGCCGACGACCTGGTCCTCGCCGCCGATCTCCCACATGGTCTGAGCCGCGCTGGGGTTCAGCGTCGTGATCCGCTCGGGTCGCTCCTCGACCGTCACGTCGGTCCCCGTGGCGTCCGTCTCCGTCAGCGGAAACTCACAAGAGGCCTGCGTCGACGCGAGCGCGCCGGTCCCCGTGGCCGCGGTGGTCGTCGGGTCGGGCCCGTCGGCCGCGACCGTCGCGTGTTGTGCGTCCGTCGGCGACGCGCCCGCCGCCGCCGCGGCCCCGACCGCCGGGACCGCCGCAGCGACGACCAGCATCGCGGTCAACAGTATCGTCCGTGTCCGTCGTCCGTTCACGTCACGTCCAACCGGACAAGACAATAAGTATTTGCCTAATGCAAACAGCCTTGAGTTCGTGACCGGCGAATGGCGACGCGCGGCGGGCTACTCCGCCGTGTTGACCGCGGTGTTGGCGGCCGTCGTGACGGTGAGCGCCGGCATCGGTCCGGTGTCGGTGCCGGCGCTGTCGGTGCTGGCGGCCGTCGCGAACGCCGTCGTCGTGCCCGCGGGCGTGGAGTGGGCCGGGAGCCTCGGGGGCGGCGGTCCTCTGACGATCGGGCTCCCGCTTCGCGTCGAGTTCGTCCACCCGTTCGCCTTCTCCGTGTCCGAGACGCACGCGGCGATCGTGATGCGCGTGCGGCTCCCGCGGATCCTGCTCGCGGCGTTCGTCGGCGTCGCGCTCGCGGCCGCGGGAACGGTGATGCAGGGCTTCTTCCGGAACCCGATGGCCGACCCGGGCGTCATCGGCGTCTCCTCGGGGGCGGCCGTCGGCGCGGTGTCGTGGATCGTCGCGCCCCCGGCGCTCCTGGCGCTGCTGGGTCCCCTCCGGCCGGCACTCGTCGACAGCGGCGCTGGACTCCAGATCGCCGCCTTCTGCGGCGCGCTCGTCGCCGGCTTCGGCGTCTACCTGATCGCGAGCCGCGACGGCCGAACGCCGGTGGCGACGCTGCTGCTCGCGGGCGTGGCGATCCAGACGTTCCTCGGCGCGGTCGTCTCGTACCTCCTGCTTCACTCCGGGGAGTCGATCCGCCGGGTGACGTACTGGCTGATGGGCCACCTCAGCGGCGCGGGGTGGAACGAGGTGGCGGCCGCCGCCGCCGTCGTTCCGCTTTTGACGGTCGTGTTGTTCGCGTACGCCCGCGACCTGAACGTCCTCCTCCTCGGCGAGACCGACGCCGCCGCCCTCGGCGTCGACGCCGAGCGGAGCAAGCGGGCGCTGCTCGCCGTCTCGTCGGTGCTGACCGGCGCGGCCGTCGCCGTCTCCGGCGTCATCGGCTTCGTCGGGCTGATCGTTCCCCACGCCGTCCGACTCGTCGTCGGCCCCGACCACCGGGTCCTGCTCCCGACGGCCGCGCTCGCCGGCGGGAGCTTCCTCGTCGCCGCCGACACGTTCGCCCGCTCGGGCGTCGCCGAGCTTCCGGTCGGGATCGTCACGGCGGCCGCCGGCGCGCCCTTCTTCCTCTACCTGCTCCGCACGCGGGAGGTGTACGAGCTGTGAGCGACGCCGACGGGCGCGACGGTGACGCTCGCGGTGCCGGCGTCGACGGGGACGACGCCGACCGGTCGATTGGTGACGCCGATCGGTCGATGGACGATCCCGACCACCCGATGATCGCCGTGCGCGACCTGGTGGTGTCGCGAGGGGGCGAGCGCGTCCTCGACGGCGTCTCGCTGTCGGTCGAGCGCGGAGAGCTGGTCGGACTGGTCGGCCCCAACGGGGCCGGGAAGACGACGCTGATCGCCGCCTGCAACGGCACGCTCGCGGCCGAGTCGGGCAGTATCGAGCTCGACGGTCGCGACCTCGGCGGGCTGTCCAGACGCGAGACCGCTCGGCTGGTGGCGACGGTGCCCCAGGAGGCGGCCACCGCCTTCGAGTTCAGCGTCGAGGCCGTCGTCGAGATGGGACGGACCGCCTACGTCTCGCGGTTCGGCACGACCGACGCCGACGACCGCGCGGCCATCGAGCGGGCGATGGACCGGGCGAACGTGGCCCGCTTCGCCGACCGGTCGGTGACCACGCTGTCGGGCGGCGAGCGCCAGCGCGTGCTGTTCGCGCGGGCGCTGGCCGCCGAGACGCCCGGGCTCCTGCTCGACGAGCCGACCGCGAGCCTCGACATCAACCACCAGATCCGGACGCTCGAGCTGGTTCGCGAGGTCGTCGACGACGGGAAGGCGGCGCTGGCGGCGATCCACGACCTGAACCTCGCGGCGCGGGTGTGTGACCGCCTCGTGTTGCTCGCGGGCGGGACCGTGCGCGCGAGCGGGCCGCCACGGGAGGTGTTGGGCGACGACGCGCTCGCGGACGCCTTCGGCGTCGCGACCGCGGTCAACGACGACCCCGCCGTCGGAACGCCGATGGTGACGGCGCTTCGCGACGGCGAGGAGGCGAGGACGGTCGCCGGTGACCCGCGTCCGACCGACGGAGACGCCGGCGGCGACCGCGACCGCGAGGAGACCGCGACCGACCCGGACCGGTAGCCCTTTTCGCGCGGCCGGCCCAGCCCGGATATGACCACGCCGTGCGTCCGCGCGCCCGTCGTCGAGGGAGAGGCGACGCGGGCGGCGCTCGCCGAGCGCGACCTCCTCGACGGAGACAGGGAGATCGACGTCGAGGACGGGGAGATATTCGTTCCCGTCGTCGACGGCGAGGCCGCTCGCGCGGCGGGCTACGAGGTCGTCGAGCGCGAGACCGACCGTCGCAAGGGGCACACGACGCCCGCCGACCTGCTCGGCTTCGAGCCCTCCTACGAGCGCCTCGGCGAGGTCGTCATCCTCGACGAGGAGGACCCCGAGCGCGCCCGCGAGATCGCCGACGCGATCGTCGAGTCGGACCTCCCCTGCGGGACCGTGCTCGACCGCGCCTCGAAGGTCGCCGGCGAGTACCGCGTCCGCGAGTGGGACGTCCTCTCCGGCGAGAGCACCGAGACGGTCCACCGCGAGTACGGCCACGAGTTCGCCCTCGACGTCGCCGAGGTGTACTTCTCCCCCCGCCTGGCGACCGAGCGCCACCGCGTCGTCGAGCAGGTCGAGGCGGGCGAGCGCGTCGTCGACATGTTCGCCGGCGTCGGCCCCTTCGCGGTCCCGATGGCCGCCCGCGGGGCCGAGGTCGTCGCCTGCGACGTGAACCCCGCGGCGATCGAGTACCTCCGGGAGAACGCCGAGCGCAACGGCGTCGCCGACCGGGTCACCGCGCTCGAGGGCGACGTTCGCGAGACGACGGCCGAGTACGACGGCTGGGCCGATCGGATCGTGATGAACCTCCCGCACAGCGCCGACGAGTTCCTCGACACCGCGGTGCGACTCGCCGGCGACGACTGCGTGATCCACCTGTACGACATGGCCCACGAGGACGACCCGTTCGGCCCGAGCGAGCGCGCGGTCCGGGCGGCCGCAACGCCCGCTGGCTACGAGGTGGAGGTGCTCACGCGCCGGGAGGTGCGGTCGTACGCGCCCCACGAACTGAACGTCTGTCTGGACGTGCGGATTCGGCGGATATGAGGGTGTACGGACGACAAAAGCCGGGGTTCACCCGCTATCGACGTTCGCCGACGAGCGTGGCCACCGCCTCATCGACGAGGTCGCTATCGAGCCGGCCCTGCCAGAAGTCGATGTCCGCTCGGCCGATCGATCGAACGCCCCACGGAACGACTCGACTCTCCTCGGGAGTCCCGCCACGCAGCCACCGTTCGTCGGGGATGTCGGTGAGGCCGTCCACCCTGGATTTGGATGTCACCGTCACCGTGATGTATGCTCACCACGGATCTCGCCGACCGTCCCGCGGGGCTCGAAGCGGATCCGGACCGCGCGACGGATCAGAGCGCGCGTGACAGCGCGTCCCGGTGGAACTCGACGGCCGCCTCTCGGTCGAGTTCGGGGTACATCGGGTTCGTCACCGCGCCGGTCGAGTCGACCGCCGTGTCGGCGACGGCGAGCGCCCGGGAGAGCGGGTCGACCTCGGGGTACGGACGCACGCTCTCGTAGCCCGCGCGAAAGGCCGTCCGCTCCGCGCTCGGGTCGTCGAGGTACCAGTCGACGACGAGGTACTCGACCTTCGCGACGGCGAGCGCGGCCGGGGCCGCCATCGGCGACTCCCAGTCCAACACGGCGGCGACGCCGTCCTCGTCGACGAGGGCGTTCCCCGGGCGAAGGTCCCACGGGAACAGCACAGCCTCGGACGCCCGCCCGGTCGGGTCCCGCACGGCGTCGGTCGCGGCCGTCTCGAGCCGTCGCCGGATCCGGGTGGCCACCGCGTCGAACGCCGGGGGGAGTCGGTCGAGCGCGGCGCGTCCGTAGCGCTCGATCCACGCGACCGGCTCCGTGCGCTCGCGAACCGCGAGCGCCGATACCCCCGCCTCAGTCGGCCACTCGTCGCCCGCCCAGTTCTCGCCCGTCGGTCCGACCGCGCCGAAGGCCTCGAAGGCGGTCGCGGCGTGGATCTCGCCCAGGTAGCGTCCGAAGTCGTGCGCGACCGCGCGCCGTCGCTCGGGGTCGAGGTCCGCGAACCGCTCGTGGAGGTCCCCACCGCGCACCAGTTCGGTGATCAGGTACGCGTCGCCACCGCGGTCCTCGCCGACGACGCCGCCGGCGAGCACCGTCGGCACGGGGACGGCGGTCGCGTCGTCGATCGCCACCGTCGCGGCCGCCTCCGACCGGAGCGCCTCGACGCCGCCGATCTGCACGACGACCGGCGGGGACGCCGCGAACTCGACCACGGACGTCCGCTTGCGATTCCCGCGGCCGATTGGCGAGACCGACACGACCCGTCGGTCGGGAAACACTCGCCGGGCCGCCGCGCTCGGGTCGATCCCCGTCATCGCAGGCCTCCGTCGTCGCCCGCGGGCGTTCGCCGCTCGCTCGAGTCGGTCCGGGCGGTCGCGACGGTCGTACCGCCGCTCGACTCACTCATTCGCCTCACTCCGGGCATCCAGCACGGCGTCGAACGCCTCGAGGGAGTCGAGCGTCCACGTCGGACGGTACCCCTCGTCGTCGGCGTCCGGGTCGGGCCGGAGCCAGACGGAGTCGAGTCCGGCAGTGAACGCGCCGGCGACGTCGTACTTCAGGGAGTTCCCGACGTAGACGGCGTCCGCCGGCGCGACGTCCAGGGCCGCGAGCGCCTGGTCGAACGGCTCCGCGTGGGGCTTGCGACGCGGGAGGTCCCCGGCGTACACGACCGTGCCGAGTCGCTCGGCGAGGCCGAGCGCCTCGACCTTCGACGACTGCCTGCTCCGGGGGCCGTTCGTCACGAGTCCGGTCCGGGCCGTCTCGGCGGCGCGACCGATGGCAGCCTCCGCGCCGGGCGTGAACTCGACGGCGGCGTGATCGACCGCGTCGACGAACGCCGCCGACAGCGCCACCGGATCGACCCGCCTGTCGTGGATGGCCGCCAGCCTGGCGAACCCCGTCGCGAGATACCCAACGTGATCGTCGGGGTCCGGCGGGCCGTCGAGCGCCCGCCAGAGCGCCGACGGCTCGCCGAACGGCTCGACGCCGGCCGACTCGAAGGCCGCCTCGTACGCCGCCGTCACGTCTCCCGTCCGGCGGCAGAGCGTCCCGTCGAGGTCGAAGAGGACGGCCTCGTATCTACTCATGCCCGTGGCTTCGGCCGAGTGAATAAACCTGTTCGGTCGACGGGCGGCGTCGGACCTATGTCGACCGCACGCGTCCCGATCGTATGGCGCGGATGGACCCCGAGGCGGTGATGCGCGCGTGGGACGAGGTGGCCGCGACGTACGCGAACCGGCGCGACCCGGACGGCTCCGACGCCGCGCTGATCGCGGACCTGCTCGCCGACCTTCCGCCGGAGCCGCTGGTGCTGGACGTAGGCTGTGGCGACGGCGCTCGCACGCTCGCGAACCTCCCGGACGACGCCGTCGGCCTCGACGTCTCACGGGCGGGGCTGGACCTCGCGACGGAGCGCGTTCCCGCGAGTCGGCTGGTACACGGCGAGATGAGTCGCCTCCCCGTCCGAACGGACGCGGTCGACGGGATCACCGCCTACCACGCCGTCTTTCACGTGCCCCGGGAGGATCACCCGACGGTGTACCGAGAGTTCGCTCGGGCGCTCCGACCCCGCGGCCGCCTGCTCGCGACCCTGCCGGGCGGGCGTTACGAGACGGTCCGAAGGGGGTGGATGGACGGGGAGATGTTCTTCTCGACGCCCGGGCGGGCGGCGACGCTCGAGCACCTGCGCGACGCGGGATTCCGAATCGATCGGACTCCCACCGCCGACGATCCACTCGGCAGCGCCACCGAGTTCGTCGTCGCCGTCCGCGAGGAGTGAGCGCCGCCGCCTCGACCCGGCCGGATCGCTCCCCCGATGCCGCCGGGGTCACTCGGCGGTCTGCCACGCCTGCACCGCAGCGTACGACGGGACACCACCGCGAGCGCCCTCGGTTCGAGTCGATAGCGCTCCGGCAACAGTCGCCGCCGCAACCGCTTCGCGAAGCGAATCGCCCGCAGCGAGCCGCCCGCCGAGGAACCCCGTAAACGCGTCGCCCGCTCCCGTCGTATCGACGGGCGACAGGTCCGGTGGAGACACGCTGAACTGACCGGTGCCGTCGACCCGAACCGGCTTCTCGCCACGCGTGTGAATTACCGTCCCGTCGAACGCCTCCAGCGCTGACCGCAACTGGGAGTACTCGCGGTCGTTGGGCGTCACGATATCGACGACATCGCGATCGAGCAACGGTTCCACGCCAGCGATGGGAGCCGGATCGAGAAGTACTGTCGGACTGGACTCGCTTGTCGCAAGCTCCTCGAGGAGATCACAGACGGGTCCGACGGGGACCTCATTTTGTACGACGAGGTATTCGGCCGACGTGATCGTCTCGTAGCGCTCGGTGACGTAGGCGCTGTCGACGGCCTCGTTTGCGCCGCCGTGAACGACGATCCGGTTTTCGCCGTCGTCCGTGACGAACACGTGTGCCGTTCCCGTTCGCGCGGACGCGACACCGACGCGGTCTACTCGGACCCCGGAGTTTCGGAGCGCCTCGAGTACCTCGTCGTCGGCATGGTCGGGACCGACCTTACCGAGCATCGTGACCTCCGCCCCTGCGGCGGCCGCGGCGACGGCCTGGTTCGCGCCCTTCCCGCCGTGAAACCTCGTCGTGTCGAGATCGGTAAACTCGGACGGGATCTCGGGGACAGCGACCGTCTCTCCGGGCTCCGGGAACCAGTCGAACGTCCCCTCGAGATCGGTCAGTCTCGCCTCGGTGGTCCGATGGACCCTGTCGACGTTGATGCTACCCAGACTGACGATCTCCGTCATCGCCTGTCTGGTATACCCGTCCGTGCTTCAAAAGAAGTGCTCTGTCGACATCGGCAGGGGCGATGTCACGGTGCGACCCCGCCGGCGAGCAGCGCGGCGTCGACGAGCAGCAGGACGGTGAGCGCGGTCGCCGCGAGGAAGTACGGCCGGGCGACGCCGACCAGCGCACGAGGGTCGGCATCGGCCCCCAGCCCGAACCGTTCGACCGTGTGGCGAGCGAGTCCCGGCGGGTCGCCGTCGGCGACGCGCATCCGGTAGACGCCCAGCTCGACCAGGCCGTTCATCACGCCCCACAGGAGCAGCATGCCGAGTACGAGGTGCCCACGCGTCGTCCCCAGCAG
This window encodes:
- a CDS encoding Gar1/Naf1 family protein; translation: MQRVGEVVRTAQGLAVVRVPEDAEPARLGTEVVDESLSTVGRVVDVFGPVERPYVAVSPTDRSRLTGLLGAKLYAR
- the srp19 gene encoding signal recognition particle subunit SRP19; the protein is MVENVLWPAYFDAEYTRAEGRRVPADLAVSEPTVDEIARAVQQVGYDAKIERDVAYSREFEARGRVLVTGTDGTAKNDLVQAVGAYLGVIRGD
- a CDS encoding SHOCT domain-containing protein, producing the protein MSDSPAERLRENATGIASTVVTGVWLAAWAMGWNWWLPALLFGYVVVVPVVAMLFGDEEDVEEWWDDETWESESADDSTDESTAAEDADGDADRGGDDALATLRDRYARGELTDDQFERKLDRLLESESLEDVEDRARRERRAADRERRETERE
- a CDS encoding PGF-CTERM-anchored ABC transporter substrate-binding protein; this encodes MNGRRTRTILLTAMLVVAAAVPAVGAAAAAGASPTDAQHATVAADGPDPTTTAATGTGALASTQASCEFPLTETDATGTDVTVEERPERITTLNPSAAQTMWEIGGEDQVVGVTQFASYLEGADERANVSAAGFGVSVEKVVGTNPDLVLAPNASSPETVQALRDAGLTVYHFSGATTIEDVREKTTLTGRLTGNCEGAAEANAWMNANVEAAETATADAEDARALYPLGGGYIAGTETFISAMLSISGGANAAGERDLTGYPQINDEVVLELAPEYLVVTGYSSYLLDEEPYASTPAVENDNVVTVNRNWMNQPAPRSVVMGVRALTEGFHPDAAASAEFQTRAEATASMDTETPAETTDATTDTADTDTAETAATRTTSAGGTSTTTPGFGVALAVLAVLGSALLARRDR
- the btuC gene encoding vitamin B12 ABC transporter permease BtuC translates to MTGEWRRAAGYSAVLTAVLAAVVTVSAGIGPVSVPALSVLAAVANAVVVPAGVEWAGSLGGGGPLTIGLPLRVEFVHPFAFSVSETHAAIVMRVRLPRILLAAFVGVALAAAGTVMQGFFRNPMADPGVIGVSSGAAVGAVSWIVAPPALLALLGPLRPALVDSGAGLQIAAFCGALVAGFGVYLIASRDGRTPVATLLLAGVAIQTFLGAVVSYLLLHSGESIRRVTYWLMGHLSGAGWNEVAAAAAVVPLLTVVLFAYARDLNVLLLGETDAAALGVDAERSKRALLAVSSVLTGAAVAVSGVIGFVGLIVPHAVRLVVGPDHRVLLPTAALAGGSFLVAADTFARSGVAELPVGIVTAAAGAPFFLYLLRTREVYEL
- a CDS encoding ATP-binding cassette domain-containing protein, giving the protein MSDADGRDGDARGAGVDGDDADRSIGDADRSMDDPDHPMIAVRDLVVSRGGERVLDGVSLSVERGELVGLVGPNGAGKTTLIAACNGTLAAESGSIELDGRDLGGLSRRETARLVATVPQEAATAFEFSVEAVVEMGRTAYVSRFGTTDADDRAAIERAMDRANVARFADRSVTTLSGGERQRVLFARALAAETPGLLLDEPTASLDINHQIRTLELVREVVDDGKAALAAIHDLNLAARVCDRLVLLAGGTVRASGPPREVLGDDALADAFGVATAVNDDPAVGTPMVTALRDGEEARTVAGDPRPTDGDAGGDRDREETATDPDR
- a CDS encoding class I SAM-dependent methyltransferase family protein; its protein translation is MTTPCVRAPVVEGEATRAALAERDLLDGDREIDVEDGEIFVPVVDGEAARAAGYEVVERETDRRKGHTTPADLLGFEPSYERLGEVVILDEEDPERAREIADAIVESDLPCGTVLDRASKVAGEYRVREWDVLSGESTETVHREYGHEFALDVAEVYFSPRLATERHRVVEQVEAGERVVDMFAGVGPFAVPMAARGAEVVACDVNPAAIEYLRENAERNGVADRVTALEGDVRETTAEYDGWADRIVMNLPHSADEFLDTAVRLAGDDCVIHLYDMAHEDDPFGPSERAVRAAATPAGYEVEVLTRREVRSYAPHELNVCLDVRIRRI
- a CDS encoding phosphotransferase, whose protein sequence is MTGIDPSAAARRVFPDRRVVSVSPIGRGNRKRTSVVEFAASPPVVVQIGGVEALRSEAAATVAIDDATAVPVPTVLAGGVVGEDRGGDAYLITELVRGGDLHERFADLDPERRRAVAHDFGRYLGEIHAATAFEAFGAVGPTGENWAGDEWPTEAGVSALAVRERTEPVAWIERYGRAALDRLPPAFDAVATRIRRRLETAATDAVRDPTGRASEAVLFPWDLRPGNALVDEDGVAAVLDWESPMAAPAALAVAKVEYLVVDWYLDDPSAERTAFRAGYESVRPYPEVDPLSRALAVADTAVDSTGAVTNPMYPELDREAAVEFHRDALSRAL
- a CDS encoding HAD family hydrolase — translated: MSRYEAVLFDLDGTLCRRTGDVTAAYEAAFESAGVEPFGEPSALWRALDGPPDPDDHVGYLATGFARLAAIHDRRVDPVALSAAFVDAVDHAAVEFTPGAEAAIGRAAETARTGLVTNGPRSRQSSKVEALGLAERLGTVVYAGDLPRRKPHAEPFDQALAALDVAPADAVYVGNSLKYDVAGAFTAGLDSVWLRPDPDADDEGYRPTWTLDSLEAFDAVLDARSEANE
- a CDS encoding class I SAM-dependent methyltransferase encodes the protein MDPEAVMRAWDEVAATYANRRDPDGSDAALIADLLADLPPEPLVLDVGCGDGARTLANLPDDAVGLDVSRAGLDLATERVPASRLVHGEMSRLPVRTDAVDGITAYHAVFHVPREDHPTVYREFARALRPRGRLLATLPGGRYETVRRGWMDGEMFFSTPGRAATLEHLRDAGFRIDRTPTADDPLGSATEFVVAVREE
- a CDS encoding PfkB family carbohydrate kinase, producing the protein MTEIVSLGSINVDRVHRTTEARLTDLEGTFDWFPEPGETVAVPEIPSEFTDLDTTRFHGGKGANQAVAAAAAGAEVTMLGKVGPDHADDEVLEALRNSGVRVDRVGVASARTGTAHVFVTDDGENRIVVHGGANEAVDSAYVTERYETITSAEYLVVQNEVPVGPVCDLLEELATSESSPTVLLDPAPIAGVEPLLDRDVVDIVTPNDREYSQLRSALEAFDGTVIHTRGEKPVRVDGTGQFSVSPPDLSPVDTTGAGDAFTGFLGGRLAAGDSLREAVAAATVAGALSTRTEGARGGVPSYAAVQAWQTAE
- a CDS encoding copper resistance protein CopD, translating into MTALLTLSYVLHVVAGGLWTGGVAYGTVALLPAARRGEVTAQGLGRAVDLLLQVTRATGVVLPLTGAYQIWRLYPTSRLLGTTRGHLVLGMLLLWGVMNGLVELGVYRMRVADGDPPGLARHTVERFGLGADADPRALVGVARPYFLAATALTVLLLVDAALLAGGVAP